CCTTCACCGCGTTGCGCTGGTTGTCGTTGTAGTAGGCGGGGACGGAGATGACGGCCGCGTCGATGGGGCCGCCCAGGAACTGCTCGGCGATGGTCTTCAGCTGCGACAGCACGAAGCTGGAGACCTGCGGCAGCGTGTAGAGCTTGCCGCCCATGGTGACGGCGGTGTCCCCGTTGGCGTCCTCGACGATGTCGTAGGGGAAGTACCCCTTGAGGTCCTCCACCGCCTTCGAATGGTACTTGCGGCCGATCAGACGCTTGGTGCCCCAGAGCGTGTTCTTGGGGTTGGTCACCATCTGGTCCTTGGCGACGCCGCCGACCAGCAGGTCGTTCTTCGCGGACAGCGCGACCACGGAGGGCAGGATGAGGTTGCCGCGGTCCGTGGGGACGATCTTCGGGATGCGGTTGCGCACGGACGCCACCAGGGTGTTGGTGGTGCCCAGGTCAATCCCGACGATGCGAGGTCTGTCCGCCATGAAGGTCAACGTGCACGGCTCAGGGGGAGAGGCCGCGCCCGTCCTCACTCTCTAGCACGTCGAGGCGTCGCGTGCGCGTTTCTAGGCGGACGCTTCCTCCCTGACTGTAGTTCTGGCCAGCCTGCCCACCAGGGGGGCTGATTCCAGGGCCGGCCTACAGCTCCCGGTCGGGATCCGGCCCCAGGTCGCGCAGGCGGATCGGCCCGTCGGGCTCCGGGGGCGGGAGGGTCTCACACACCGCGTCAGGACCCACCGGCAGCTCGGCCAGGAAGCGGGACGGGGTGAGCAGGAGCCGTCCGTCCTCCCGGGGCAGCGAGGTGTGGGGGTACACGAGCCACAGCGCCTCCCGGGCCCGGGTGACGGCGACATAGAAGAGGCGGCGCTCCTCCTCCTCGTTCTCAGGGTCGCGCGTGGCGAGCGACAGGGGGAAGCGCCCGTCGGTGAGGCCCAGGACGAAGACGGTCGGCCACTCCAGCCCCTTGGCCTGGTGCACCGTGGTGAGGGTGAGCACGTCGTCCGGGGCCTCGCCGTCGCCCTCCAGGGCGGCCCGGGCGGAGAACTCGGCCACCAGGGCGATGGCGGACAGGAAGCGGGGCACGTCCTCGAAGCGGCCGGCGAACTCCTGGAGCTGGCGCAGGTCCTCCCCGCGGGGGTCCGCCCCACCCGGAGTGGCCGGGGGCTCGCGAGCTGCCAGCACCTCCGCGAGCAGCGCACCCGGGCTTCGAGTGCCTCCGGAGGACAGCCTCGTCATCAGGGCCTGGAAGCGCTGGAAGCCGGCCTGCGCCTTTTTCGGCACGTGGGCCTGGACGTCCGGGTGGGCCAGCGCGTCCGGGAGGGACAACTCCGGGGGCAGCACGGCCAGGGCGGTCCACAGGTGTTCCGTGCTGGCGGTGCCCACACCGGAGAGCCTCCGCGCGAGCCGCTTGAAGGCCAGCTCGTCGGCCCGGTTGTGCGCCCATCGCAGGTGGGCGAGCGCGTCCTTGACGTGGGCCTGCTCGAAGAAACGCACCCCGGAGCGCACGCGGAACGGAATCCCGTGGCGCGTCAGCTCCAGCTGAAGCTCCAGGGAGTGCAGGTGGGCGCGGTAGAGCACCGCCATGGACTCCAGACGCTCACCCCGGGCGCGCAGCTCCAGGACGCGCTCGGCGACGAAGGCGGCCTGGGCCTTCACGTCGCGGGTGGGCACCACCTGGGGCACGGGGCCGGGGGCGCCGTCGGACACGAGCGCCTTGGGGAACTGACGGGTGTTGCGCGCGATGACGGCGTTGGCCAGCCGCAGCACCTGGGGCGTGGAGCGGTAGTTGCGCGTGAGCGGGTAGATGCCGCAGCCGGGATAGCGCTGGGGGAAGTCGATGATGTTGGTGAACTCCGCGCCGCGGAAGCTGTAGATGGACTGGCAGTCGTCGCCCACGACGGTGAGGTTCTTGCGCTCACCCACGAGCAGGTCCACGAGGTCGCCCTGGAGGCGGTTCGTGTCCTGGTACTCGTCCACGAGCACGCCCTGGAAGCGCCCGGTGAGCTCCGCGCGGATGGACGGGTGGTCCTCCAAGAGCCGCTTCAGGTGCGACAGCAGGTCGTCGTAGTCCATCAGGTGCAGCTGCGCCTTGCGCTGCTGGAAGCGGCGCGCGGTGGCGAACACCTCCGGGGCCACGGGAAGCATCTCCCTGCGCCGGTCCACCAGCACCTGCGACACCGGCTGCTGGAGGTTGGTGGCCAGGGAGACCAGGTCCAACAGCGCGTCCGGACGCGGGAAGCGCTTGTCGCTGCGCAGCTTCCGCTCCGCCAGGCACGTGGCCATCAGGTCGCGCGCGTCCTCGCGGTCCAGTACGGTGAAGCCGGTGGAGAAGCCCAGCGCCGCCGCGTGCTGGCGCAGGAGCACGTGCGCCGCGTGGTGGAAGGTGCCGCCCAGGAGACTGCCCACGTCCGCGAAGCCGCCGGCCAGCTCCTCCACGCGGCGGATCATCTCGCGCGCGGCCTTGTTGGTGAACGTGAGCAGCAGCAGTGACGACGGCGGGACGCCCCGCTCCAGCATGCGCGCCACGCGGTACGTGAGCGTGCGCGTCTTGCCAGAGCCCGCCCCGGCAATCACGAGCACGGGCCCCTCCCCTGCTTCGACGGCCGCGCGCTGCTCGTCGTTGAGCGCGCCATCCAGGTCCAGACGGCGCGAGGGCGCTCCGGCGGGGACGGCGTGGATCAGCGGCAGGGGGGCGGCCATGGGGGGCTGGGACTCTAACCGCCGCCGTCAGGTCCGCCAGTCCGTCTCAGGGAGGGGAGGATCCAGCCAACCGGGAGGCCGCCGCGGCGCGGACCTCCGGGGAGGGATCTCTCTCGCGGGCCAGTTCCAGGAGCAGCGTGCCCACGGGCTTGGGCAGCTTCGCGCTCGACGCCTGCTGGAGCGCCTGGGTGCGCTCCTTCACTCCCTGCGACAGGCGCTCGGTGACCTGTTGATCCGCGCAGGTGCGCACGCCGGGGTGCTGCTGGCGCAGGAGCAACTCCGCGTCCGCGAGCTTCGCCTCGGCCATGCGGACCGCGTCCTGGGCGGTGCGCTCGAAGGTGGCCATGTCCTCGGGGAACTCCGTCTTCTCGTTGCGGACCCGGGCGATGGCCTGGGCCGCGAAGCGCGCGTCCACCACCGCCGCGCAGAGCTGACGCGCCGACGCCAGGGGCACCCCACCCTCCGCGGACACGAGCTCCTCGCGCGCGGTCGTCTGGGCCCATACCGCCAGCTGCCGGGCCGCCACCGCCGCGGAGAACGCCTGTTTGCGCTGCTCACGCAGCTGCACCCAGCGCCAGAGCACCACCGGATCCGTGCCGCCGGACTCATAGACGCGCTGGTACTGGCTGGCGGCCTGCTCCAGCTGGCCGCTCAGGTCCAGGAGCGCCGCCACGGTGATGTAGAGCTCCGGGCTGCTGGCGCGCTCGCGCAGGGACTCCAGCCGCACGGCGACTTCATAGCCGGCCACGGGCGCGGGCAGCGCGGAGAGCACCGTGCGCAGCGACGTCAGCGCGTTCTGACGGATCAGCGGGTTGCGCGCCGTGCGCAGCGCCTCCAGCAACGGATCCACCGCGCGCACGGAGACGTGCTGGCCCAGCTCCTCCGCCGCCTGCCAGCGGTCCAGCGGATCCGGCGCCACGAGCGCGCGCTTCAAATCCTCCAGGTCGCGCAGGTAGTGGCCCGCCTGCATCGCGCGGGCGGCGGGCTCGGTGCGAGCGAGGGCCCCCTGCTCCTCACGGGCGCGGGCCAGGCGCGCGGGGAAGCCCGTCAGCTTCGGCCCCAGCGGGTGGACCTTCACCTTCGCCTCGGCCTCGTCCACCAGCCCGGAGACGAGCAGCCCCTCCACCTCCAGCTCCAGCAGCTTGACGCGGACCTCCTCGCGGTGCGCGCCCGCGGGGAAGTCGCGCAGGTAGGCGAAGAGCTTCCCGGCGTCCCTGGCCTGGGCGAAGGACTCGTCGTCCAGCTTGCGCTCCAGCTCCTCGCGGCGCGCGCCGGCGGCCTCGCCCTGGAGGAGCTGGGACACGCGCTTGAGGTCCGTGGTCGTCTGGACGTCGCGCTCCTGCGCCGCTTGCAGCTTCGCGCGCGCCTCGTCGCGGTGGGCGCCGTCGGGGTGCTCGGCGAGGAACTGCCGCCACCCGGCCTCCGTGTCCGCCTCCTTCGCCGCGTTGAAGCGCAGGCCCTCCAGCAGCGACTTTGCCCGCTGCTGCTGCGGCGCGTCCGGGTACGTCTC
This DNA window, taken from Corallococcus coralloides DSM 2259, encodes the following:
- a CDS encoding ATP-dependent helicase, which translates into the protein MAAPLPLIHAVPAGAPSRRLDLDGALNDEQRAAVEAGEGPVLVIAGAGSGKTRTLTYRVARMLERGVPPSSLLLLTFTNKAAREMIRRVEELAGGFADVGSLLGGTFHHAAHVLLRQHAAALGFSTGFTVLDREDARDLMATCLAERKLRSDKRFPRPDALLDLVSLATNLQQPVSQVLVDRRREMLPVAPEVFATARRFQQRKAQLHLMDYDDLLSHLKRLLEDHPSIRAELTGRFQGVLVDEYQDTNRLQGDLVDLLVGERKNLTVVGDDCQSIYSFRGAEFTNIIDFPQRYPGCGIYPLTRNYRSTPQVLRLANAVIARNTRQFPKALVSDGAPGPVPQVVPTRDVKAQAAFVAERVLELRARGERLESMAVLYRAHLHSLELQLELTRHGIPFRVRSGVRFFEQAHVKDALAHLRWAHNRADELAFKRLARRLSGVGTASTEHLWTALAVLPPELSLPDALAHPDVQAHVPKKAQAGFQRFQALMTRLSSGGTRSPGALLAEVLAAREPPATPGGADPRGEDLRQLQEFAGRFEDVPRFLSAIALVAEFSARAALEGDGEAPDDVLTLTTVHQAKGLEWPTVFVLGLTDGRFPLSLATRDPENEEEERRLFYVAVTRAREALWLVYPHTSLPREDGRLLLTPSRFLAELPVGPDAVCETLPPPEPDGPIRLRDLGPDPDREL
- a CDS encoding HEAT repeat domain-containing protein, yielding MPTFRRALALVLLATGCSHMSFEKASELDTVQAYQDFLRENPEDPEATTAQGRIEGLEFDEAKRLHSVIAYKRFLETYPDAPQQQRAKSLLEGLRFNAAKEADTEAGWRQFLAEHPDGAHRDEARAKLQAAQERDVQTTTDLKRVSQLLQGEAAGARREELERKLDDESFAQARDAGKLFAYLRDFPAGAHREEVRVKLLELEVEGLLVSGLVDEAEAKVKVHPLGPKLTGFPARLARAREEQGALARTEPAARAMQAGHYLRDLEDLKRALVAPDPLDRWQAAEELGQHVSVRAVDPLLEALRTARNPLIRQNALTSLRTVLSALPAPVAGYEVAVRLESLRERASSPELYITVAALLDLSGQLEQAASQYQRVYESGGTDPVVLWRWVQLREQRKQAFSAAVAARQLAVWAQTTAREELVSAEGGVPLASARQLCAAVVDARFAAQAIARVRNEKTEFPEDMATFERTAQDAVRMAEAKLADAELLLRQQHPGVRTCADQQVTERLSQGVKERTQALQQASSAKLPKPVGTLLLELARERDPSPEVRAAAASRLAGSSPP